From a single Candidatus Equadaptatus faecalis genomic region:
- a CDS encoding nucleotide exchange factor GrpE — translation MKKNKEEELKNQENDASAQPAEAAELSEMDKLKAELAEKDEKIKALTEEAARARADYYNFRTRVERDRERDMKFAAERSVSGLLPVYENLERVFESLPDKEDNFAKGVSMVIKQFFEVLGSLGLEEIKAEGKFDPSLHEAVMTEAVKDEAEDGSVLAVFRKGYTLAGRVLRAAQVKVGKFE, via the coding sequence ATGAAAAAGAATAAAGAAGAAGAGCTGAAAAATCAGGAAAATGACGCTTCCGCGCAGCCGGCAGAAGCCGCGGAGCTTTCGGAGATGGATAAACTGAAAGCGGAGCTTGCCGAAAAAGACGAAAAAATCAAAGCACTGACGGAGGAAGCGGCAAGGGCAAGAGCGGATTATTACAATTTCCGCACGCGCGTGGAACGCGACAGAGAGCGCGACATGAAGTTTGCGGCAGAGCGTTCCGTCAGCGGACTGCTTCCGGTGTATGAAAATCTTGAGCGGGTCTTTGAATCGCTTCCTGATAAAGAAGACAATTTCGCCAAAGGAGTTTCGATGGTTATAAAGCAGTTCTTCGAGGTTCTTGGCAGTTTGGGGTTGGAAGAGATAAAGGCGGAAGGAAAATTTGACCCGTCGCTGCACGAAGCGGTGATGACGGAAGCGGTTAAGGACGAAGCCGAAGACGGCAGCGTTCTTGCGGTTTTCAGAAAGGGTTACACGCTCGCCGGACGTGTGCTCAGAGCGGCACAGGTGAAGGTGGGAAAATTTGAATAA